The stretch of DNA CAAATGAAGGGAAGGTTATCCATTTATTTCGTGTCCCCACTTGACTCAATTCTGAACTGAAGAGAATATAACTAGGAATTAATTttagtgtgcatgctaagtcgattcagtcgtgtctgactctttgcgaccctctggactgtagcctgccaggcttctctgtccatggaattctccaggcaagaatactagagggggctgccatgccctccagggtatcttcccgatccagggatcgaacccacatctcttatgtctcctacattgtcaggcaGGATCTTTATGGTTACGATATAATATTTGTGGAACAGCAAAATTTTGCATGGTATTCAAAGTTCTAGAATTGTAGCAGAATTTGATGTTTGAGTTCCTTCAATATTATAATAGAAAGTCATTCTATATGCTTATCAGGAATTAATAATTTTTCTGTGTAAAACTGAGTGAGAGGCATTAACGCAGAGGTACCATTCCTGGAGATTCTTTAAACTACCACGTTGGATCCTAGTGTAAAGACATTTGAGGAGACTTGGTTGGCAGTTTTTGTTAATTCAGCAACAGAAATTACTGATGTCATTGTATTCTCATTTTAGGACGAGTAGAATTTGAACATAAACAGGTGTGAAAGAGGGACATCCCAGGCATGGAAGTCGTATGAGCAAAGGCATCAGGATGGGAAAACCCAGAATATGTTTAGAAAATAGCAGTTACTTCAACCTGAGCAACTGGTGcttggcttccctgttggctcagtaggtaaagaatttgcctgcaatgcaggagacgtgggtttgatccctggatcaggaagatcccttggagaaggaaatagcaacccactctggtattcttgcctggagaatcccacagacagagaagcctggtggactacagtccatgaggtcggaagagttagacacgacttagctactaaaccacaaccaccaccaggCATAATAAAGTATATGTATGTAGTAGTTTCCTAGGGCTTTTACAATTCATTTTCACacacttggtggcttaaaacggCAAAAATTCGTTCTCACAGTTTtgaaggctggaagtctgaaatcacaGTGTTGGCATGTGCATGCTCTGAAGGCGCTAGGGAAgaattcttctttgtctcttgcagCTTCTGATGGCTCACAGCCATCCTTTGTATTCCTTGGCTTACAGATGCATAACTTCAGTCTCTGGCTGCTACTTCCCAAGGCCTTCTGTGTGTCTCTGCTTGTCCTGTTCTGTCCTTTTAAGGACACTCTCATTGGATGTAGGGTCCACtctaatccaggatgatctcatctctaCTTTTAATTGTCTgcaaagaccctgtctccaaataaggtcacattctgaggttctgggtggatgtgaattttgaggggacaccATTCATACTACTATAGTGTGAAAAGAATAATGGGGAAACAAGAGGGGAGTTTTCTTCAGCAGACAGCTTGGTCCCCATTAAATCCCATGTGTACCAATGTCATGACAACTACCTGTGAGaaggagaaattatttttaaattactggtaCAAACAAGAAGCCTTCAACCAGCAGTGATGTGTGAGAGTGACTGCTGTGTTACAGCCTCATCAACATGTATGGTATCAGATTTTTTGGTTTTTGCCAGTTTTGCAGAAAAataatatctcactgtggttttaatcaCATGTTTGTTATGTTTGAAGTTTAGCATCATTTCATCTATTgtaatcttccctggtggctcagatgggaaagaatctgccttcaatgcaggagacctaggttctctcccttggttgggaagatcccctggagaagggcatggcaacccactccagtattcttgcctggagaattccatggacagaggatcctggtgggctacagtccatggggtcgcaaagagtcagacatgactaagcgtcAACtaaaacacgcacacacacacacacacacacacacacacacacacacacatacacaatctgTTTAAAGGCCATGTGCATTCATGTgcattttttgtttcattgaacTGTCGGCTTATATTTCTTACTCATTTGTTTATTGGATTGttgatctttttcttctcatataCTGGCAACCTTTTATATCTTGGGTATGTTAATCCTTTGTGATATAAGTTTGTAgtatttttctaattcatttatttattttatttatggtatTTATGTctatgcacatttaaaaaatgtgatcaGACTTAGCAACTTGCCCCTTGATTGCCTCTGTATTTTAACTCGTAATTAGAAAAGTTTTTGTTTTCAGATGATAAGGCCTTCACAGGTATATAAGGCCTTCACAGGGCTTCTTATAGCTTTCTTATTTTACACACCTAGATCTCTGGATtatttggaattttccaggtatatGATATGAGggattgttttgaattttatctttttctgtgtGGCTATCCAGTTGCCCCAGCACCACTagttttaaattatatctttACACTAAATTTCTCTATGCAGTGAGGTTTCTAGACTTTCtgcttttgttccattgatctgttcaTGTACTGAGCCTATACAACACTGTTTTAATGTTTTAGTATCTaactctccctctcttttttgcttcctttgtttttccaaatTAACTTTATAATCAGACCATCTAGGATTTCAGCTTATCCATTTTCCAAACAGATGGTGTTCAATCATGTTAAAATTATACAGTCAAACtaagaaaatttacattttaagttatttatttactgtGGTAAAGTGGACATAATGTAAAACTTAccattttgaccatttttaaatgtatagttcagaagtcagtgattaaaaaaaaatctttctaagtAAAAATATGTCACTATTTTAACTTGAGTGTTTTTCCTTGATAAGGAAATTTTACCTCTCCCACACGTTTCTTAACCATCAGTggggaatttttgtttttaaaatcgcTGTTTTAATGTTGGGCGCTTAGCCTGATAAAGTTATGCctatatttgaacattttgttTTAGATCTGTGGAAGTACTTGTTAACAGAGGATTTTATTTGATTATCTGCCGACTGGATTAAGTTTTATAGTATTCATAAGGATTTTTAAGTAATATTAAATCTTTTATTGGGTGGTGTATTGTAATAGCCAACAGACTCGACCCTAGAGTCAGattgcctgagtttgaatcccaacACCACTATTTGgtgaggcttccctagtggctcagacgataaagagtctgcctgcaatgctgggtcaggaagatcccctggataagggaatggctacctactccagtgtttttccctggagaattccatagacagaggagcctggtgggctatagtcagtccatggggtctcaaagagttggacatgactgaagtgactttacaTTTTCACACAGCTATTTGGTACCTATGTGACATTGCGCAAGTGCctgatattttctcattttttaaatgggagtgatgatgatgataattataCGTCTATCTTATAGGACTTTTTTATAGATTTCATGAATAAAATATGCAGAGTGCTTAAAATAAAGCCTGGAATATAATAAGCACTATATAggtgttttggttttgttgttttggtaATAATATGGTaggaagaaagaagaattaaTTGGATGGTATTAATcctctcctgttttctttttttaggtgtGAAGTGTTTTTCTTACTCTACAAGTCTGATCAGCCTTGCGTTTCTACCATACATTTTTGCACAAAATAATGTTATATTTGGAAGTCTGCCTTTGCAAATCTTATTTTATGGCACCATAGGAAGCTTTACAGTGATCACTCCAGCACTGCTTCACTTTCTTACAAAAGGCTACGTCATTCGCTTGTACCATGAGGCCAGAACAGACACTTACAAAGCCGTTACTTACAGTGTTGTACTTTCCGAAACAAGTACAGTATTTCACCAGAATGATGTGAAGATTCCAAACAGCACGCATGTGTTTACTACATTTTATGCTAAAACAAAATCATTGTTAGTTAATCCAGCACTCTTTCCAAACCCTGAAGACTATAACCATTTAATGGGTTATGATAAACCATTCACTTTTGATCTGGAAGAAGCCAGTGAAAAGAAACAgcttaaagaagagaaatgagtCTGCTTTTTGTCATGCTACCtggcatgtgagattttagttctGCTACCACGGATCGAACtgatgccccctgcat from Ovis aries strain OAR_USU_Benz2616 breed Rambouillet chromosome 9, ARS-UI_Ramb_v3.0, whole genome shotgun sequence encodes:
- the TMEM70 gene encoding transmembrane protein 70, mitochondrial, yielding MLLLAVGGPWAAGLRLGGKRTAPWASTALRGPRAAVSRAASCRGSSGRVGGTGLSAAAPVLRRVRAQIPVCWERGVRCSHTRLDKSEDGRLIYTGNLARTVFGVKCFSYSTSLISLAFLPYIFAQNNVIFGSLPLQILFYGTIGSFTVITPALLHFLTKGYVIRLYHEARTDTYKAVTYSVVLSETSTVFHQNDVKIPNSTHVFTTFYAKTKSLLVNPALFPNPEDYNHLMGYDKPFTFDLEEASEKKQLKEEK